From a region of the Falco cherrug isolate bFalChe1 chromosome 9, bFalChe1.pri, whole genome shotgun sequence genome:
- the MMRN2 gene encoding multimerin-2 isoform X1 — MLVKLLFLCNTIGLAKLARHSDHHGYHDGSVHSSKPQIYETSVYPQRTPLSHEEQGYWEAEGLRENIQDYPSSVTSPHQEEREDFEAASSQSRNGNWCSFTQSRLVTYIEACMKEKYIINSQQPCLNGAPDCQKIMYRKALKPVYQVKQKVLKSLQWKCCPGFIGKDCEQRDANFILVPGSQTEEQEEEEFSNHMSTSVESREMLEVIQNHEALLDDLQSDIHQAVSNLGDLQRIFENNGTSMMLEVNQSNSDLQERLLQQVLFPHVENFLRKHFNPMWASFNRSLQNLSTMVRNLSHDVQVNKKSIERFQESTVPKKEFQELGTKFESKVQENIVKVDQLKRDIENQLQMQQASTHYNLTTIKADTDAKLKKFHKIQQSHFVSLNNSIANVKQEQNNLENKFEILKKNLTELSSHHGPKDENTHLTIRQINDILTGHAKQLKELYMESDVAFQNIAVLERWFKELKKNISKYRPEDLTITLMEKSLIMEENKAAMERQIAELNYTLSNLRENYSDLLRYMEECNCQRLSSDTDVLEEDLKNITYSLEGTQSNLKDMKQLESVFRDLLRNEIEELSSAFPSIHQSLNLRQEENRQLQSQVTAFSEDIGFLKKKDEEIHQHIKFLNSSFGSLLEDAMRHEAALEALLGEEFMEVLFEEDPSILISSVFQLQESLRHISDKLQEQNVTLESLIKSFHLLERGQQKKHDARTSPMHPKEEMQTSSTPDEASSQRSIVEHMEPNYEAAKDDLDSSAYHDIMTLKNDIKHLSLAIKRHESRNDMNLCCNHTIANVIEPLNISVEILSADFATIKQKLEEHLLIFKKLFGSNEELVASNVSLDVTKIQSMLTRKGRRQQKGQGKQRDKKKPEKHRENTQVISGRNTVQTELLEKDSLVAFHVGFSEGKDKQKTLRFNETYLNYGNSYFPEHGYFKAPHKGVYLFVISVEFSSGPAVGQLSFSRGYKRTLSSSQRKAPDGNTMTTFAMAEMEKGEKVCFELLQGSVAKRSPPGTTMGGFLLFKT; from the exons ATGCTAGTGAAACTTTTGTTCCTCTGTAATACAATAGGACTGGCAAAGCTGGCCAGACACTCGGACCATCATGGATATCACGATGGTTCAGTGCACAGCTCAAAGCCACAAATTTACGAGACCTCTGTATACCCCCAGAGGACTCCTCTGTCACACGAGGAACAAGGTTATTGGGAGGCAGAAGGGCTCAGGGAGAATATTCAAGATTACCCTTCAAGTGTGACCTCCCCACAtcaagaagagagagaggattTTGAAGCTGCAAGCTCACAGTCTCGAAACGG GAACTGGTGCTCCTTCACGCAGTCCCGGCTGGTAACATACATAGAAGCCTGCATGAAGGAGAAGTACATCATCAATTCCCAACAGCCCTGTCTAAATGGAGCACCAGACTGCCAGAAGATCAT GTACAGGAAAGCTCTGAAGCCAGTCTATCAAGTGAAACAGAAGGTTTTGAAGTCTTTACAGTGGAAATGCTGCCCTGGATTTATTGGCAAGGACTGTGAACAGCGTG ATGCCAATTTTATTCTGGTGCCAGGAAGTCAAACTGAAGAACAGGAAGAAGAGGAGTTCTCAAACCACA TGTCAACATCAGTGGAATCAAGAGAAATGTTGGAAGTCATTCAAAATCATGAGGCTTTACTGGATGATCTTCAAAGTGATATTCATCAAGCAGTCAGCAACTTAGGTGACTTACAGagaatatttgaaaacaacGGTACAAGCATGATGTTAGAAGTGAACCAGAGCAATTCAG ATCTACAGGAAAGGCTTCTGCAGCAAGTTTTGTTTCCCCACGTGGAGAATTTtctaaggaaacattttaacCCAATGTGGGCAAGCTTCAACAGAAGCTTACAGAACCTCTCGACCATGGTAAGAAACCTGTCCCATGACGTGCAAGTCAACAAGAAAAGCATAGAAAGATTCCAAGAGAGCACTGTGCCCAAGAAGGAATTCCAGGAGCTGGGAACTAAGTTTGAATCAAAAGTCCAAGAAAACATCGTGAAAGTCGATCAGTTGAAAAGAGATATAGAGAACCAATTGCAAATGCAGCAGGCCAGTACCCACTATAATCTCACCACGATCAAGGCAGATACTGACGCAAAGCTCAAGAAGTTTCATAAGATACAGCAGTCTCATTTTGTATCTTTGAACAACAGCATAGCAAATgtgaaacaagaacaaaacaatcttgaaaataaatttgagattttgaaaaaaaatttaacgGAACTCTCCTCGCATCATGGTCCCAAAGATGAAAATACCCATTTAACCATCAGACAAATAAACGACATTCTGACAGGGCATGCAAAGCAGCTTAAAGAACTTTACATGGAGTCAGATGTGGCCTTTCAGAACATTGCAGTTTTAGAGAGATGGtttaaagagttaaaaaaaaatatctcaaagtATAGGCCAGAAGATCTTACAATAACTTTAATGGAGAAATCACTTAttatggaagaaaacaaagcagcaatgGAAAGGCAGATAGCAGAGCTCAACTATACTCTCTCAAATCTTCGGGAAAACTATTCAGATCTGTTGAGGTACATGGAGGAATGTAATTGCCAGAGATTATCTTCTGACACTGACGTACTGGAGGAAGATTTAAAGAATATCACTTATTCCCTTGAAGGCACCCAATCAAACTTAAAGGATATGAAGCAATTAGAGTCAGTATTCAGAGATCTCTTGAGGAATGAAATTGAAGAGCTCTCCTCAGCTTTTCCATCTATCCATCAGTCCCTTAATCTCCgtcaagaagaaaacagacagcTTCAGTCGCAAGTCACGGCTTTTTCAGAAGACATAGGCTTCttgaagaagaaagatgaagaaattcATCAACACATCAAATTTCTCAACAGTTCTTTTGGCTCACTTTTAGAAGATGCCATGCGGCACGAAGCAGCACTGGAGGCTTTACTGGGAGAAGAATTTATGGAAGTCTTGTTTGAAGAAGATCCTAGTATCCTAATATCATCAGTATTTCAGCTGCAAGAATCTCTCAGACACATCTCAGATAAACTCCAAGAACAAAATGTGACTTTAGAATCTCTTATAAAGAGTTTTCACCTGTTGGAGAGAGGTCAACAGAAAAAACACGATGCTCGTACATCTCCCATGCATCccaaagaagaaatgcaaacatcCTCCACTCCAGATGAAGCTAGTAGTCAACGCAGCATCGTAGAACATATGGAACCTAACTATGAAGCTGCCAAAGATGACTTGGATAGCTCAGCTTATCATGATATCATGACTCTGAAGAATGATATCAAACACCTGAGCCTGGCAATCAAGAGGCATGAATCCAGAAATGACATGAATCTCTGCTGCAATCATACAATAGCAAATGTAATTGAGCCACTCAACATTTCTGTGGAAATTCTCTCAGCAGACTTCGCAACCATCaagcagaagctggaggaaCATctgctaatttttaaaaaactatttggAAGCAACGAAGAATTAGTTGCCTCAAATGTAAGTCTGGATGTTACAAAGATTCAGTCAATGCTGACCAGAAAGGGGAGAAGGCAACAGAAAGGTCAAGGCAAGCaaagagacaagaaaaagcctgagaagcacagagaaaatacCCAAGTGATAAGTGGAAGAAATACAGTGCAGACAGAGCTTTTGGAAAAAG attcaTTGGTGGCATTCCACGTGGGATTCTCAGAAGGAAAGGATAAACAAAAAACTCTGAGGTTTAATGAAACTTACCTCAATTATGGAAACAGCTATTTCCCTGAACATGGCTACTTTAAAGCACCACATAAAGGTGTCTACCTGTTTGTCATCTCTGTGGAGTTTAGTTCGGGACCAGCAGTAGGACAGCTGTCCTTTAGCCGTGGGTACAAAAGAACTCTCTCAAGTAGTCAAAGGAAAGCACCAGATGGAAACACCATGACTACTTTTGCTATGGCAGAAatggagaagggagagaaagtaTGCTTTGAATTGCTGCAGGGCTCCGTAGCAAAACGGAGCCCACCTGGGACAACGATGGGTGGATTCCTACTATTTAAAACTTGA
- the MMRN2 gene encoding multimerin-2 isoform X2, giving the protein MLVKLLFLCNTIGLAKLARHSDHHGYHDGSVHSSKPQIYETSVYPQRTPLSHEEQGYWEAEGLRENIQDYPSSVTSPHQEEREDFEAASSQSRNGNWCSFTQSRLVTYIEACMKEKYIINSQQPCLNGAPDCQKIMYRKALKPVYQVKQKVLKSLQWKCCPGFIGKDCEQRDANFILVPGSQTEEQEEEEFSNHNLQERLLQQVLFPHVENFLRKHFNPMWASFNRSLQNLSTMVRNLSHDVQVNKKSIERFQESTVPKKEFQELGTKFESKVQENIVKVDQLKRDIENQLQMQQASTHYNLTTIKADTDAKLKKFHKIQQSHFVSLNNSIANVKQEQNNLENKFEILKKNLTELSSHHGPKDENTHLTIRQINDILTGHAKQLKELYMESDVAFQNIAVLERWFKELKKNISKYRPEDLTITLMEKSLIMEENKAAMERQIAELNYTLSNLRENYSDLLRYMEECNCQRLSSDTDVLEEDLKNITYSLEGTQSNLKDMKQLESVFRDLLRNEIEELSSAFPSIHQSLNLRQEENRQLQSQVTAFSEDIGFLKKKDEEIHQHIKFLNSSFGSLLEDAMRHEAALEALLGEEFMEVLFEEDPSILISSVFQLQESLRHISDKLQEQNVTLESLIKSFHLLERGQQKKHDARTSPMHPKEEMQTSSTPDEASSQRSIVEHMEPNYEAAKDDLDSSAYHDIMTLKNDIKHLSLAIKRHESRNDMNLCCNHTIANVIEPLNISVEILSADFATIKQKLEEHLLIFKKLFGSNEELVASNVSLDVTKIQSMLTRKGRRQQKGQGKQRDKKKPEKHRENTQVISGRNTVQTELLEKDSLVAFHVGFSEGKDKQKTLRFNETYLNYGNSYFPEHGYFKAPHKGVYLFVISVEFSSGPAVGQLSFSRGYKRTLSSSQRKAPDGNTMTTFAMAEMEKGEKVCFELLQGSVAKRSPPGTTMGGFLLFKT; this is encoded by the exons ATGCTAGTGAAACTTTTGTTCCTCTGTAATACAATAGGACTGGCAAAGCTGGCCAGACACTCGGACCATCATGGATATCACGATGGTTCAGTGCACAGCTCAAAGCCACAAATTTACGAGACCTCTGTATACCCCCAGAGGACTCCTCTGTCACACGAGGAACAAGGTTATTGGGAGGCAGAAGGGCTCAGGGAGAATATTCAAGATTACCCTTCAAGTGTGACCTCCCCACAtcaagaagagagagaggattTTGAAGCTGCAAGCTCACAGTCTCGAAACGG GAACTGGTGCTCCTTCACGCAGTCCCGGCTGGTAACATACATAGAAGCCTGCATGAAGGAGAAGTACATCATCAATTCCCAACAGCCCTGTCTAAATGGAGCACCAGACTGCCAGAAGATCAT GTACAGGAAAGCTCTGAAGCCAGTCTATCAAGTGAAACAGAAGGTTTTGAAGTCTTTACAGTGGAAATGCTGCCCTGGATTTATTGGCAAGGACTGTGAACAGCGTG ATGCCAATTTTATTCTGGTGCCAGGAAGTCAAACTGAAGAACAGGAAGAAGAGGAGTTCTCAAACCACA ATCTACAGGAAAGGCTTCTGCAGCAAGTTTTGTTTCCCCACGTGGAGAATTTtctaaggaaacattttaacCCAATGTGGGCAAGCTTCAACAGAAGCTTACAGAACCTCTCGACCATGGTAAGAAACCTGTCCCATGACGTGCAAGTCAACAAGAAAAGCATAGAAAGATTCCAAGAGAGCACTGTGCCCAAGAAGGAATTCCAGGAGCTGGGAACTAAGTTTGAATCAAAAGTCCAAGAAAACATCGTGAAAGTCGATCAGTTGAAAAGAGATATAGAGAACCAATTGCAAATGCAGCAGGCCAGTACCCACTATAATCTCACCACGATCAAGGCAGATACTGACGCAAAGCTCAAGAAGTTTCATAAGATACAGCAGTCTCATTTTGTATCTTTGAACAACAGCATAGCAAATgtgaaacaagaacaaaacaatcttgaaaataaatttgagattttgaaaaaaaatttaacgGAACTCTCCTCGCATCATGGTCCCAAAGATGAAAATACCCATTTAACCATCAGACAAATAAACGACATTCTGACAGGGCATGCAAAGCAGCTTAAAGAACTTTACATGGAGTCAGATGTGGCCTTTCAGAACATTGCAGTTTTAGAGAGATGGtttaaagagttaaaaaaaaatatctcaaagtATAGGCCAGAAGATCTTACAATAACTTTAATGGAGAAATCACTTAttatggaagaaaacaaagcagcaatgGAAAGGCAGATAGCAGAGCTCAACTATACTCTCTCAAATCTTCGGGAAAACTATTCAGATCTGTTGAGGTACATGGAGGAATGTAATTGCCAGAGATTATCTTCTGACACTGACGTACTGGAGGAAGATTTAAAGAATATCACTTATTCCCTTGAAGGCACCCAATCAAACTTAAAGGATATGAAGCAATTAGAGTCAGTATTCAGAGATCTCTTGAGGAATGAAATTGAAGAGCTCTCCTCAGCTTTTCCATCTATCCATCAGTCCCTTAATCTCCgtcaagaagaaaacagacagcTTCAGTCGCAAGTCACGGCTTTTTCAGAAGACATAGGCTTCttgaagaagaaagatgaagaaattcATCAACACATCAAATTTCTCAACAGTTCTTTTGGCTCACTTTTAGAAGATGCCATGCGGCACGAAGCAGCACTGGAGGCTTTACTGGGAGAAGAATTTATGGAAGTCTTGTTTGAAGAAGATCCTAGTATCCTAATATCATCAGTATTTCAGCTGCAAGAATCTCTCAGACACATCTCAGATAAACTCCAAGAACAAAATGTGACTTTAGAATCTCTTATAAAGAGTTTTCACCTGTTGGAGAGAGGTCAACAGAAAAAACACGATGCTCGTACATCTCCCATGCATCccaaagaagaaatgcaaacatcCTCCACTCCAGATGAAGCTAGTAGTCAACGCAGCATCGTAGAACATATGGAACCTAACTATGAAGCTGCCAAAGATGACTTGGATAGCTCAGCTTATCATGATATCATGACTCTGAAGAATGATATCAAACACCTGAGCCTGGCAATCAAGAGGCATGAATCCAGAAATGACATGAATCTCTGCTGCAATCATACAATAGCAAATGTAATTGAGCCACTCAACATTTCTGTGGAAATTCTCTCAGCAGACTTCGCAACCATCaagcagaagctggaggaaCATctgctaatttttaaaaaactatttggAAGCAACGAAGAATTAGTTGCCTCAAATGTAAGTCTGGATGTTACAAAGATTCAGTCAATGCTGACCAGAAAGGGGAGAAGGCAACAGAAAGGTCAAGGCAAGCaaagagacaagaaaaagcctgagaagcacagagaaaatacCCAAGTGATAAGTGGAAGAAATACAGTGCAGACAGAGCTTTTGGAAAAAG attcaTTGGTGGCATTCCACGTGGGATTCTCAGAAGGAAAGGATAAACAAAAAACTCTGAGGTTTAATGAAACTTACCTCAATTATGGAAACAGCTATTTCCCTGAACATGGCTACTTTAAAGCACCACATAAAGGTGTCTACCTGTTTGTCATCTCTGTGGAGTTTAGTTCGGGACCAGCAGTAGGACAGCTGTCCTTTAGCCGTGGGTACAAAAGAACTCTCTCAAGTAGTCAAAGGAAAGCACCAGATGGAAACACCATGACTACTTTTGCTATGGCAGAAatggagaagggagagaaagtaTGCTTTGAATTGCTGCAGGGCTCCGTAGCAAAACGGAGCCCACCTGGGACAACGATGGGTGGATTCCTACTATTTAAAACTTGA